Proteins from a single region of Streptomyces vinaceus:
- a CDS encoding SDR family oxidoreductase produces MATHLITGAGAGIGAAVAARLHARGDDLVLLARDAARGKQLVERYPGSRALVGDLSDPDRLSWAFSKQPVPERIDSLLHIAGIVDLGPVGELRPKTWHQQLNVNLIAPAEVTRLLLPTLRASRATVVFVNSGAGLTAHADWSAYAASKHGLKALADSLRAEEKPNGIRVTSVYPGRTATGMQAKVHSQEGKEYDPAAWIDPESVATTIVMAVDLPRDAEVNDLSVRPGR; encoded by the coding sequence ATGGCTACTCACCTGATCACCGGTGCCGGCGCGGGCATCGGCGCCGCCGTCGCCGCCCGGCTGCACGCCCGTGGCGACGACCTCGTCCTGCTCGCCCGTGACGCCGCCCGCGGCAAGCAGCTCGTCGAGCGCTACCCCGGCTCCCGCGCGCTCGTCGGCGACCTCTCCGACCCCGACCGGCTGTCGTGGGCCTTCTCCAAGCAGCCCGTCCCCGAGCGGATCGACTCGCTCCTGCACATCGCGGGGATCGTCGACCTCGGCCCCGTCGGCGAACTGCGCCCCAAGACCTGGCACCAGCAGCTCAACGTGAACCTGATCGCCCCCGCCGAGGTCACCCGCCTGCTGCTGCCCACCCTGCGCGCCTCCCGCGCCACCGTGGTCTTCGTGAACTCCGGCGCCGGCCTGACCGCCCACGCCGACTGGAGCGCGTACGCCGCCTCCAAGCACGGGCTGAAGGCCCTCGCCGACTCGCTGCGCGCCGAGGAGAAGCCGAACGGCATCCGCGTCACCTCCGTCTACCCCGGCCGGACCGCGACCGGCATGCAGGCCAAGGTGCACTCGCAGGAGGGCAAGGAGTACGACCCCGCCGCCTGGATCGACCCCGAGTCCGTGGCCACCACGATCGTGATGGCCGTGGACCTGCCCCGCGACGCCGAGGTCAACGACCTGAGCGTCAGGCCCGGCCGATGA
- a CDS encoding DUF1330 domain-containing protein, whose amino-acid sequence MTAYAIAHIRPETMNEDILRYIEEIQSTMDPFEGRFLVHGREVEVLEGPFSGTVVVIAFPDMERARAWYASDAYRAILPLRTDHIPGEVILADGVPAGYDATKTAAALRAEAGL is encoded by the coding sequence ATGACCGCTTACGCCATAGCCCACATACGCCCCGAGACCATGAACGAGGACATCCTCCGCTACATCGAGGAGATCCAGTCGACGATGGACCCCTTCGAGGGCCGCTTCCTCGTCCACGGCAGGGAGGTCGAGGTCCTGGAGGGCCCCTTCTCCGGCACGGTCGTCGTGATCGCCTTCCCGGACATGGAGCGCGCCCGCGCCTGGTACGCCTCCGACGCCTACCGGGCCATCCTCCCGCTGCGCACGGACCACATCCCGGGCGAGGTCATCCTGGCCGACGGCGTCCCCGCCGGTTACGACGCCACGAAGACGGCCGCGGCCCTGCGCGCCGAAGCCGGCCTCTGA
- a CDS encoding GlxA family transcriptional regulator, with the protein MSVLHRVAVLALEGVAPFELGMPSRVFGNALTADGDALYEVTVCTADGLPVTSDAGFTIGVTAGPEALAAADTVIIPPTHAMPGLLRGEPLPPALADALAAVRPGTRTVSICTGSEVLAAAGLLDGRRATTHWVHAPEFRRAFPRVLLDEDVLFVDDGTVLTSAGVAAGIDLCLYLIRADHGTAVANRAARLCVVPPWRDGGQAQYIDRPVPEPTVATTTATRAWALERLAEPVTLAELAAHARMSLRTFTRRFRDEVGMTPVQWLTVQRLEVARQLLESSDLPVDLVAHRSGFGSANSLRQHMRTALGISPIAYRRTFRPGSAVPGSAVPVGA; encoded by the coding sequence ATGTCCGTTCTGCACCGTGTTGCCGTACTCGCCCTCGAAGGCGTGGCCCCCTTCGAGCTCGGGATGCCGTCCCGGGTGTTCGGCAACGCCCTCACGGCGGACGGCGACGCCCTGTACGAGGTCACCGTCTGCACCGCCGACGGCCTGCCCGTGACCAGCGACGCCGGCTTCACGATCGGCGTCACGGCCGGCCCCGAGGCCCTCGCCGCGGCCGACACCGTGATCATCCCGCCCACCCACGCCATGCCCGGCCTGCTGCGCGGCGAGCCCCTGCCGCCCGCCCTCGCCGACGCCCTCGCCGCCGTCCGGCCCGGCACCCGGACCGTCTCCATCTGCACCGGCTCCGAGGTGCTCGCCGCCGCCGGACTGCTCGACGGGCGGCGCGCCACCACGCACTGGGTGCACGCGCCGGAGTTCCGGCGGGCCTTCCCGCGCGTCCTGCTCGACGAGGACGTGCTCTTCGTGGACGACGGGACCGTGCTCACCTCCGCGGGCGTCGCCGCCGGCATCGACCTGTGCCTCTACCTGATCCGCGCCGACCACGGCACCGCCGTCGCCAACCGCGCCGCGCGGCTGTGCGTCGTACCGCCGTGGCGGGACGGCGGGCAGGCCCAGTACATCGACCGGCCCGTCCCCGAGCCCACCGTCGCCACCACCACCGCCACCCGCGCCTGGGCCCTGGAGCGGCTCGCGGAGCCGGTCACCCTGGCCGAGCTGGCCGCCCACGCCCGGATGAGCCTGCGCACCTTCACCCGGCGCTTCCGTGACGAGGTGGGCATGACCCCGGTGCAGTGGCTGACCGTCCAGCGCCTCGAAGTCGCCCGCCAGCTGCTGGAGTCCAGCGATCTGCCGGTGGACCTGGTCGCGCACCGGTCGGGCTTCGGCTCCGCCAACTCCCTGCGCCAGCACATGCGGACCGCCCTCGGCATCTCCCCGATCGCCTACCGCCGCACGTTCCGGCCGGGCAGCGCGGTGCCCGGCAGCGCGGTTCCCGTCGGGGCATGA
- a CDS encoding NADP-dependent oxidoreductase, with protein MRAVVVSQWGGPEVLTEVETERPEPGLNEILVRVHAAGVNPVDWKTRASGGLIAWGEVPMVGWDVSGTVEAVGPGVTLYRAGDEVYGMPNFPRQAGGYAEYVVAPARHFARKPASLDHVQAAALPLAALTAWQALVDTAGVTAGQRVLIHAAAGGVGHLAVQIAKARGAYVIGTASAAKHGLLRELGADEVLDYRTADFEDSVSDVDVVIDAVGGDYGQRSLKVLKPGGHLVTLPGPDGIPADTQGVHAAWVLVEPDLGGLREIAALADRGLLKPLVDTVLPLAQAAKAHEIGELGRTTGKIVLTVA; from the coding sequence ATGCGCGCGGTCGTCGTGAGCCAGTGGGGCGGACCGGAGGTTCTCACCGAGGTCGAGACGGAGCGCCCCGAGCCGGGCCTGAACGAGATCCTCGTACGGGTGCACGCGGCCGGCGTGAACCCGGTGGACTGGAAGACCCGGGCCAGCGGGGGCCTGATCGCCTGGGGCGAGGTCCCGATGGTCGGCTGGGACGTGTCGGGCACCGTCGAGGCGGTCGGCCCGGGCGTGACCCTGTACCGCGCGGGCGACGAGGTGTACGGCATGCCGAACTTCCCGCGCCAGGCGGGCGGCTACGCCGAGTACGTGGTAGCCCCGGCCCGCCACTTCGCCCGCAAGCCCGCCTCCCTGGACCACGTACAGGCCGCCGCCCTGCCGCTGGCGGCGCTGACCGCCTGGCAGGCCCTGGTGGACACGGCCGGGGTCACGGCCGGGCAGCGGGTGCTGATCCACGCCGCGGCCGGCGGGGTCGGTCACCTGGCGGTGCAGATCGCCAAGGCCCGCGGCGCGTACGTGATCGGCACGGCCAGCGCGGCCAAGCACGGACTGCTGCGCGAGCTGGGCGCCGACGAGGTGCTCGACTACCGCACGGCGGACTTCGAGGACTCCGTCTCCGACGTCGACGTGGTGATCGACGCGGTCGGCGGGGACTACGGGCAGCGCTCGCTGAAGGTCCTCAAGCCGGGCGGCCACCTGGTGACGCTGCCGGGCCCGGACGGGATCCCGGCCGACACGCAGGGCGTGCACGCCGCCTGGGTCCTCGTCGAGCCGGACCTGGGCGGACTGCGGGAGATCGCGGCGCTCGCCGACCGCGGTCTGCTGAAGCCGCTCGTCGACACGGTCCTGCCGCTCGCGCAGGCCGCGAAGGCCCACGAGATCGGCGAACTCGGCCGCACCACCGGCAAGATCGTCCTGACGGTCGCCTAG
- the mnmA gene encoding tRNA 2-thiouridine(34) synthase MnmA, translating into MTENLPRTDRPLRVLAAMSGGVDSAVAAARAVEAGHDVTGVHLALSANPQSFRTGARGCCTIEDSRDARRAADVIGIPFYVWDLAERFREDVVEDFISEYEAGRTPNPCLRCNEKIKFAALLDKALALGFDAVCTGHYATVVLNEDGTRELHRASDMAKDQSYVLGVLDEKQLAHALFPLGDTLTTKEEIRAEAEQRGLAVAKKPDSHDICFIADGDTQGFLASRLGKAEGDIVDGETGEKVGTHEGAFGFTIGQRKGLRIGHPAPDGKPRYVLDISPVNNTVTVGPVEALDVSALTAIRPRWCGSTAAAPGTYTAQLRAHGGETEVFAELVDGELRVRFTEPVRGVAPGQAIVLYDGTRVVGSATIATTTRAAAAV; encoded by the coding sequence ATGACTGAGAACCTGCCGCGCACCGATCGCCCACTTCGCGTCCTGGCCGCCATGTCCGGCGGCGTGGACTCCGCCGTCGCCGCCGCCCGCGCCGTCGAAGCCGGGCACGACGTGACCGGCGTCCACCTCGCGCTCTCCGCGAACCCGCAGTCCTTCCGGACCGGCGCGCGCGGCTGCTGCACCATCGAGGACTCCCGCGACGCCCGCCGCGCGGCCGACGTCATCGGCATCCCGTTCTACGTGTGGGACCTCGCCGAGCGCTTCCGCGAGGACGTCGTGGAGGACTTCATCTCCGAGTACGAGGCCGGGCGCACCCCGAACCCCTGCCTGCGCTGCAACGAGAAGATCAAGTTCGCGGCCCTGCTCGACAAGGCCCTCGCCCTCGGCTTCGACGCCGTCTGCACCGGCCACTACGCCACGGTCGTCCTGAACGAGGACGGCACCCGCGAGCTGCACCGCGCCTCCGACATGGCCAAGGACCAGTCGTACGTGCTCGGCGTCCTCGACGAGAAGCAGCTCGCCCACGCGCTCTTCCCGCTCGGCGACACCCTCACCACCAAGGAAGAGATCCGCGCCGAGGCCGAGCAGCGGGGCCTGGCCGTCGCGAAGAAGCCCGACAGCCACGACATCTGCTTCATCGCCGACGGCGACACCCAGGGCTTCCTCGCGAGCCGCCTGGGCAAGGCGGAGGGCGACATCGTCGACGGGGAGACCGGCGAGAAGGTCGGCACCCACGAGGGCGCCTTCGGCTTCACCATCGGCCAGCGCAAGGGCCTGCGGATCGGCCACCCGGCCCCCGACGGCAAGCCGCGCTACGTCCTCGACATCTCCCCGGTGAACAACACCGTCACCGTCGGCCCGGTCGAGGCCCTCGACGTCAGCGCCCTGACCGCCATCCGCCCGCGCTGGTGCGGCTCCACGGCCGCCGCGCCGGGCACGTACACCGCGCAGCTGCGCGCCCACGGCGGCGAGACCGAGGTCTTCGCCGAGCTCGTGGACGGGGAGCTGCGGGTGCGCTTCACGGAGCCGGTCCGCGGCGTCGCCCCGGGCCAGGCGATCGTCCTCTACGACGGCACGCGCGTGGTCGGCTCCGCCACCATCGCGACGACCACCCGCGCCGCGGCCGCCGTCTGA
- a CDS encoding N-acetylmuramoyl-L-alanine amidase: MGSEVGAAPKAGPRRTRRAVLFGGVGVFAVAAIAGQDELRRAWWLLPGVGKPRKEGEVDHAGVGWTSASPANWRLADRPEDYRVDRIVVHVTQGSFASSVDAFKSPFHQASAHYIVGQDGRIEQMVREMDVAFHSGNRAMNERSVGIEHEGFVDRPQDFTQALYAASARLAADVCRRYGIPVDRRHIVAHSEVPGTDHTDPGPHWDWDRYLGLVRSELATAPA, from the coding sequence ATGGGGAGCGAGGTCGGGGCCGCGCCGAAGGCGGGGCCGCGCAGGACCCGCCGGGCGGTGCTCTTCGGGGGCGTGGGGGTCTTCGCGGTGGCGGCGATCGCCGGGCAGGACGAGCTGCGGCGCGCCTGGTGGCTGCTGCCGGGCGTGGGCAAGCCGCGCAAGGAAGGCGAGGTGGACCACGCGGGCGTGGGCTGGACCTCGGCCTCGCCGGCGAACTGGCGGCTGGCGGACCGGCCGGAGGACTACCGGGTGGACCGGATCGTGGTGCATGTCACGCAGGGCAGCTTCGCGTCCTCTGTGGACGCCTTCAAGAGCCCGTTCCACCAGGCGTCGGCGCACTACATCGTCGGCCAGGACGGCCGCATAGAGCAGATGGTGCGCGAGATGGACGTCGCCTTCCACTCGGGGAACCGCGCGATGAACGAGCGCAGCGTCGGCATAGAGCACGAGGGTTTCGTGGACCGGCCGCAGGACTTCACGCAGGCGTTGTACGCGGCTTCGGCCCGCCTCGCCGCCGATGTCTGCCGCCGCTACGGCATACCCGTGGACCGCAGGCACATAGTGGCCCACTCCGAGGTCCCGGGCACCGACCACACGGACCCGGGCCCCCACTGGGACTGGGACCGGTACCTGGGCCTGGTCCGCTCGGAGCTCGCGACGGCCCCGGCCTGA
- a CDS encoding cysteine desulfurase family protein, whose product MAYLDHAATTPMLPEAAAAMTAQFAATGNASSLHAAGRRARRTVEEAREALAEALGARPSEVVFTAGGTEADNLAVKGLYWARRDAEPARTRVLTSPVEHHAVLDAVHWLGEHEGARIEYLPVDRHGRVHPDDLREALARDPEDVALATVMWANNEIGTVMPVRELADVAREFSVPLHSDAVQAFGQLDVRFGDSGLAAMTVSGHKIGGPYGIGALLLGRDQSPVPVLHGGGQERHVRSGTLDVPAIAAFAVAAVIAAERRERFAAEIGALRDELIAAVLREVPDAVLGGDPDDRLPANAHFSFPGCEGDSLLLLLDAQGIECSTGSACTAGVAQPSHVLLATGTDPQLARGTLRFSLGHTSTKEDVAAVAAAIGPAVERARTAGLS is encoded by the coding sequence ATGGCCTACCTCGACCACGCCGCCACCACCCCGATGCTCCCGGAGGCCGCTGCGGCGATGACCGCGCAGTTCGCCGCCACGGGCAACGCGTCCTCCCTCCACGCCGCCGGCCGCCGTGCCCGCCGTACGGTCGAGGAGGCCCGCGAGGCCCTCGCCGAGGCACTCGGCGCCCGCCCGAGCGAGGTGGTCTTCACCGCGGGCGGCACGGAGGCCGACAACCTCGCCGTCAAGGGCCTCTACTGGGCCCGCCGCGACGCCGAACCCGCCCGGACCCGGGTGCTCACCAGCCCCGTCGAACACCACGCCGTCCTCGACGCCGTGCACTGGCTCGGCGAGCACGAGGGCGCCCGGATCGAGTACCTCCCGGTCGACCGTCACGGCCGCGTGCACCCCGACGACCTCCGCGAGGCCCTCGCGCGCGACCCCGAGGACGTGGCCCTCGCCACCGTCATGTGGGCCAACAACGAGATCGGCACCGTCATGCCGGTCCGTGAACTGGCCGACGTCGCGCGTGAGTTCTCCGTCCCCCTGCACTCCGACGCCGTCCAGGCCTTCGGACAGCTCGACGTCCGCTTCGGCGACAGCGGCCTCGCCGCGATGACCGTCAGCGGCCACAAGATCGGCGGCCCGTACGGCATCGGCGCCCTGCTGCTCGGCCGCGACCAGAGCCCCGTACCCGTCCTGCACGGCGGCGGCCAGGAACGGCACGTGCGCTCCGGGACGCTCGACGTGCCCGCCATCGCCGCCTTCGCGGTGGCCGCCGTGATCGCCGCCGAACGGCGCGAGCGATTCGCCGCCGAGATCGGCGCGCTGCGCGACGAACTGATCGCCGCCGTACTGCGCGAGGTGCCCGACGCCGTCCTCGGCGGGGACCCGGACGACCGGCTCCCGGCCAACGCGCACTTCAGCTTCCCCGGCTGCGAGGGCGACTCGCTGCTGCTCCTGCTGGACGCCCAGGGCATCGAGTGCTCCACCGGCTCCGCCTGCACCGCGGGCGTGGCCCAGCCCAGCCACGTCCTGCTGGCCACCGGAACCGACCCGCAGCTGGCCCGCGGCACCCTGCGCTTCTCCCTCGGCCACACCTCCACCAAGGAGGACGTCGCGGCCGTGGCCGCGGCCATCGGCCCGGCGGTCGAGCGCGCCCGTACGGCAGGCCTCAGCTAA
- a CDS encoding thioesterase family protein, with the protein MAYAAAQASIGDSEFDRDTTVTARADESGVYDAELSAGWTIITAVNGGYLLALVGRALSAALPHPDPFTVSAHYLTSSVPGPAVIRTEVVRIGRTLSTGQASLFQYDENGAEIERIRVVASYGDLAALPDDVRTTAVPPAFPAYEDCLGPEAGPAPIPGSNAIVDRLRLRLDPATAGWAVGAPSGKGEMRAWFELADGRDADPLSMLLAVDALPPTCFDLGLMGWSPTIELTAHVRRRPAPGPLRISITTRNLAGGFLEEDAEVWDSAGHLVAQSRQLARAPR; encoded by the coding sequence ATGGCATACGCAGCGGCCCAGGCCTCCATCGGCGACAGCGAATTCGACCGGGACACGACCGTCACCGCGCGCGCGGACGAGTCCGGCGTGTACGACGCGGAGCTCTCCGCCGGGTGGACGATCATCACCGCCGTCAACGGCGGCTACCTGCTGGCCCTGGTCGGCCGGGCCCTGTCGGCGGCCCTGCCGCACCCGGACCCCTTCACCGTCTCCGCCCACTACCTGACCTCGTCGGTGCCCGGCCCCGCCGTGATCCGCACCGAGGTCGTCCGGATCGGGCGCACCCTCTCCACCGGCCAGGCCTCCCTCTTCCAGTACGACGAGAACGGCGCCGAGATCGAGCGGATCCGGGTCGTCGCCTCGTACGGCGACCTCGCCGCCCTCCCGGACGACGTCCGCACCACCGCCGTCCCGCCGGCGTTCCCGGCGTACGAGGACTGCCTCGGCCCGGAGGCCGGCCCGGCCCCCATCCCCGGCAGCAACGCGATCGTGGACCGGCTGCGGCTACGCCTGGATCCGGCCACCGCGGGCTGGGCGGTCGGCGCGCCCTCCGGCAAGGGCGAGATGCGGGCCTGGTTCGAGCTGGCCGACGGCCGCGACGCCGATCCGCTGTCGATGCTGCTCGCGGTGGACGCCCTGCCGCCGACCTGCTTCGACCTGGGCCTGATGGGCTGGAGCCCGACCATCGAGCTCACCGCGCACGTCCGCAGGCGCCCGGCCCCCGGCCCGCTGCGGATCTCCATCACCACCCGGAACCTGGCCGGCGGCTTCCTGGAGGAGGACGCCGAGGTCTGGGACTCCGCCGGCCACCTGGTGGCCCAGTCCCGCCAACTGGCCCGCGCCCCGCGCTGA
- a CDS encoding trimeric intracellular cation channel family protein, translating to MLHDLFPPGIQHALDLAGIFVFATAGALLAVRKNFDVFGICVLALVTALGGGLFRDLVIGAVPPAAFGELSFFVTPLIAAVIVYFLHPEVQRINRAINVFDAAGLGLFCVTGTTKAYEYGLGLTASAALGVATAVGGGVLRDVLANEVPSLLRDREMYAVPAIVGAAMVALSIAFDSLNGVTTGAAIITTFVLRLLAMRYHWRAPLAWNRRSSVSEEP from the coding sequence GTGCTCCACGATCTCTTCCCGCCCGGGATCCAGCATGCCCTGGACCTCGCCGGCATCTTCGTCTTCGCCACCGCCGGTGCGCTGCTCGCCGTACGCAAGAACTTCGACGTCTTCGGCATCTGCGTGCTCGCGCTCGTCACCGCCCTCGGCGGCGGCCTCTTCCGCGACCTCGTCATCGGCGCCGTCCCGCCGGCCGCCTTCGGCGAGCTCAGCTTCTTCGTGACCCCGCTGATCGCGGCGGTCATCGTCTACTTCCTCCACCCCGAGGTCCAGCGGATCAACCGGGCCATCAACGTGTTCGACGCGGCCGGCCTCGGCCTGTTCTGCGTCACGGGCACGACCAAGGCCTACGAGTACGGCCTCGGGCTGACGGCCTCCGCCGCGCTCGGCGTGGCCACGGCCGTCGGCGGGGGCGTCCTGCGCGACGTACTGGCCAACGAGGTCCCGTCGCTGCTGCGCGACCGCGAGATGTACGCGGTCCCCGCGATCGTCGGCGCCGCGATGGTGGCCCTGTCGATCGCCTTCGACAGCCTCAACGGCGTGACCACCGGCGCGGCGATCATCACCACGTTCGTGCTCCGGCTCCTCGCCATGCGCTACCACTGGCGTGCCCCGCTGGCCTGGAACCGCCGTTCCTCGGTGTCCGAAGAGCCGTAA
- a CDS encoding ABC transporter ATP-binding protein — MSDKTKPDTAVLPSQAVDSPEPLLKVTGLVKHFPINKGLLRRQVGAVKAVDGIDFDVRRGETLGVVGESGCGKSTMGRLITRLLEPTGGTVEFEGRDITHLSVAGMRPLRRDVQMIFQDPYGSLNPRHTVGTIVGAPFKLQGVQPEGGLKAEVQRLLSLVGLNPEHYNRYPHEFSGGQRQRIGIARALALNPKLVVADEPVSALDVSIQAQVVNLLDDLQEELGLTYVIIAHDLSVIRHVSDRIAVMYLGKIVELTDRKSLYESPMHPYTKALLSAVPVPDPRRRGAKSGRILLKGDVPSPISPPSGCRFHTRCWKATQICTTQEPPTLMPTPGHQVACHHPENAPDQAPGDPALPGAADAIATVTE; from the coding sequence GTGAGCGACAAGACGAAGCCGGATACGGCTGTTCTCCCCTCCCAGGCCGTGGACTCGCCCGAGCCGCTGCTCAAGGTGACCGGCCTGGTCAAGCACTTCCCCATCAACAAGGGGCTGCTGCGCCGGCAGGTCGGGGCCGTCAAGGCCGTGGACGGCATCGACTTCGACGTCCGGCGCGGTGAGACGCTGGGCGTCGTCGGCGAGTCCGGCTGCGGCAAGTCGACGATGGGCCGGCTGATCACGCGCCTGCTGGAGCCCACGGGCGGCACGGTCGAGTTCGAGGGGCGCGACATCACGCACCTGTCGGTCGCCGGGATGCGCCCGCTCCGCCGCGACGTGCAGATGATCTTCCAGGACCCGTACGGCTCGCTGAACCCGCGGCACACGGTCGGCACGATCGTCGGCGCCCCCTTCAAGCTCCAGGGCGTCCAGCCCGAGGGCGGTCTGAAGGCGGAGGTGCAGCGGCTGCTGTCCCTGGTGGGCCTCAACCCGGAGCACTACAACCGGTACCCGCACGAGTTCTCGGGCGGCCAGCGCCAGCGCATCGGCATCGCCCGCGCGCTGGCCCTGAATCCGAAGCTGGTCGTCGCCGACGAGCCGGTCTCGGCGCTGGACGTCTCGATCCAGGCACAGGTGGTCAACCTGCTGGACGACCTCCAGGAGGAGCTCGGCCTCACGTACGTGATCATCGCGCACGACCTCTCGGTCATCCGGCACGTCTCGGACCGCATCGCGGTGATGTACCTCGGCAAGATCGTGGAGCTGACCGACCGCAAGTCGCTCTACGAGAGCCCGATGCACCCGTACACCAAGGCGCTGCTGTCGGCCGTGCCCGTGCCGGACCCGCGCCGCCGGGGCGCCAAGAGCGGGCGCATCCTGCTCAAGGGCGACGTCCCGTCGCCGATCTCGCCGCCCTCCGGCTGCCGGTTCCACACGCGGTGCTGGAAGGCCACGCAGATCTGCACCACTCAGGAGCCGCCGACGCTGATGCCGACCCCGGGCCACCAGGTGGCCTGCCACCACCCGGAGAACGCCCCCGACCAGGCCCCGGGCGACCCGGCCCTCCCGGGCGCCGCGGACGCGATCGCCACGGTCACGGAGTGA